From one Salvelinus sp. IW2-2015 linkage group LG11, ASM291031v2, whole genome shotgun sequence genomic stretch:
- the LOC111969628 gene encoding apoptosis inducing factor BLCAP has protein sequence MYCLQWLLPVLLIPKPLNPALWFNHSMFMGFYLLSFLLERKPCTICALVFLAALFLICYSCWGNCFLYHCHDSTLPDSAHDPSIVGN, from the coding sequence ATGTACTGCCTTCAGTGGTTGCTCCCAGTCCTCCTCATCCCGAAACCCCTGAATCCGGCCTTATGGTTCAATCACTCAATGTTCATGGGCTTCTACCTGCTCAGCTTCCTTCTGGAGAGGAAGCCATGTACCATTTGTGCCTTAGTGTTCCTGGCAGCCCTGTTTCTCATCTGCTACAGCTGCTGGGGAAACTGTTTTCTGTACCACTGCCATGACTCCACACTGCCAGACTCTGCACACGACCCCAGCATTGTGGGCAACTAA